From Riemerella anatipestifer ATCC 11845 = DSM 15868, a single genomic window includes:
- a CDS encoding prephenate dehydrogenase, giving the protein MVVGLIGVGLIGGSMALKLKSKNTSIQICGTDNSTDHLNEALALGIIDEADDLENTVKKADLIIIAIPVDATQKILPSVLDLLDQHQTVMDTGSTKLGIVNAIKNHRNRTRFVASHPMWGTENSGPKSAQLDSFSGRVAVLCDAEDSAKDAVEKVSEVYQLLEMNLVEMTSEQHDIHTAYISHISHITSYALANTVLEKEKEEDTIFQLASSGFSSTVRLAKSHPEMWVPIFKQNKENVLDVLNEHISQLRKFKAALEKENYDFLEELIKNANRIRGILK; this is encoded by the coding sequence ATGGTTGTAGGACTAATTGGCGTTGGGCTAATTGGCGGCTCAATGGCTCTAAAACTGAAAAGTAAAAACACTTCAATACAAATATGTGGTACAGATAACTCTACTGACCACCTCAACGAAGCCCTAGCATTGGGCATCATAGATGAAGCTGATGATTTGGAAAATACAGTAAAAAAGGCTGACCTCATCATCATAGCGATTCCTGTAGATGCTACCCAAAAGATACTGCCTAGTGTATTGGATTTACTAGACCAACATCAAACCGTAATGGATACTGGTTCTACAAAATTGGGAATTGTAAATGCTATCAAAAATCACCGAAATAGAACTCGTTTCGTAGCTTCGCACCCTATGTGGGGGACGGAAAACAGCGGACCTAAGTCAGCCCAATTAGACTCTTTTTCTGGCAGAGTAGCCGTTCTTTGCGATGCTGAAGATTCTGCAAAAGACGCTGTGGAAAAAGTATCCGAAGTTTACCAACTTTTGGAAATGAACCTCGTGGAAATGACTTCCGAACAGCACGATATACACACGGCTTATATTTCGCACATTTCACACATTACCTCTTATGCTCTAGCCAATACGGTTTTAGAAAAAGAGAAGGAAGAAGATACTATTTTCCAGTTAGCCAGTTCGGGATTTTCTAGCACGGTAAGGTTAGCAAAATCTCACCCCGAAATGTGGGTTCCTATCTTTAAACAAAATAAAGAGAATGTACTAGATGTACTTAATGAGCATATTTCTCAATTAAGAAAATTTAAAGCCGCATTAGAGAAAGAAAATTATGATTTCCTAGAAGAACTCATCAAAAATGCCAACAGAATAAGAGGTATTTTGAAATAA
- a CDS encoding alanine dehydrogenase, protein MSSTIFTPFKEEQLLPKEERLEIIKKGQRLFIGIPKETCLNEKRLCLTPDAVQVLTQNGHQVIIESGAGEGSFFTDLQYSEAGAIITNDPKETFGQQLVLKINPPTEEEIEYLKPSSFLISALQVNLQTPHYFKKLAERKITAIAFEFIKDEYQQLALVRLIGEIAGNVAILYASELLAQSNGLMLGGLTGVRPTEVVVLGAGIVGEFAAKTAIGLGANVRVFDNSLAKLRRLHNFIDNRVSTSIIDPKELTKSLRRADVVIGALQRHNLPPVVTEEMVQLMKKGSVVIDLTIDYGKSIETAELTTQSNPIVIKHEIVHSGIPNLTSKTPRTTTKAISNFFLSYLLQSDHEGGLETMLLKDSSSKDAIYMYKGRHTKKIVCEKFGLNYHDINLLTF, encoded by the coding sequence ATGAGTAGTACGATATTTACTCCATTTAAAGAAGAACAACTTCTACCAAAAGAAGAACGATTAGAAATTATAAAAAAAGGGCAAAGGCTTTTCATAGGTATTCCTAAAGAAACTTGCCTAAACGAAAAAAGGCTCTGCCTAACTCCCGATGCGGTGCAGGTTCTCACGCAAAATGGGCATCAGGTTATTATAGAAAGCGGGGCTGGTGAAGGCTCGTTTTTCACCGATTTGCAATACTCCGAGGCGGGAGCCATCATCACCAATGACCCTAAAGAAACTTTTGGGCAACAGCTTGTGCTAAAGATAAATCCTCCTACAGAAGAAGAGATTGAGTATCTAAAACCATCTTCTTTTCTAATTTCAGCGTTGCAAGTTAATCTTCAGACACCTCATTATTTTAAAAAATTAGCCGAAAGAAAAATCACCGCCATTGCTTTTGAATTTATTAAAGATGAATACCAGCAGTTGGCATTAGTAAGATTGATTGGCGAAATTGCGGGCAATGTTGCTATTCTTTATGCTTCGGAACTTTTGGCACAGTCCAACGGCTTGATGTTAGGCGGTCTTACAGGCGTAAGACCTACCGAAGTGGTGGTTTTAGGGGCGGGTATTGTAGGTGAGTTTGCGGCAAAAACGGCTATTGGACTTGGGGCTAATGTTAGGGTTTTTGATAACTCTCTGGCAAAGCTAAGACGACTGCACAACTTTATAGATAATAGAGTTTCTACCTCGATTATAGACCCTAAAGAGCTAACGAAAAGCCTTAGAAGAGCCGATGTTGTAATAGGAGCCTTACAAAGGCACAATCTGCCTCCTGTTGTAACGGAAGAGATGGTACAACTGATGAAAAAGGGCAGCGTTGTTATAGACCTTACCATTGATTACGGTAAATCTATTGAAACCGCAGAACTAACTACCCAAAGCAACCCTATTGTTATAAAACACGAGATTGTTCATTCTGGAATTCCGAACCTAACGTCTAAAACGCCTAGAACTACTACCAAAGCCATTAGTAATTTCTTCTTGAGCTATCTGCTACAGTCTGACCACGAAGGTGGATTGGAAACGATGCTCCTAAAAGATAGCAGTAGCAAAGATGCTATCTATATGTATAAAGGCCGACATACGAAGAAAATTGTTTGTGAAAAATTTGGATTAAACTACCACGATATAAACTTATTAACCTTCTAA
- the tsaE gene encoding tRNA (adenosine(37)-N6)-threonylcarbamoyltransferase complex ATPase subunit type 1 TsaE, producing the protein MEFTISTIEEWQEVIRQILPQLKHPILLLKGNLGVGKTSFTQFLLKALGSTDEVSSPTYAIVNEYACPKGNIYHFDLYRMKSADEAFDIGIEEYLETGFLSIIEWPEIYETELEELHYHEMKIENIDGERHIVFK; encoded by the coding sequence ATGGAATTTACAATCTCTACCATAGAAGAATGGCAGGAAGTTATCCGCCAGATTTTGCCTCAACTGAAACACCCTATCCTTTTATTGAAGGGTAACTTGGGGGTTGGTAAAACTTCTTTCACTCAATTTTTACTAAAGGCACTTGGCAGTACCGATGAGGTTTCTTCTCCTACTTATGCTATTGTGAATGAGTATGCTTGCCCGAAAGGCAACATTTATCACTTTGATTTATACCGAATGAAATCTGCTGATGAAGCCTTTGACATCGGTATTGAAGAATATCTGGAAACGGGGTTTTTGTCTATTATAGAATGGCCAGAAATCTACGAAACTGAACTTGAGGAACTCCACTATCACGAAATGAAAATAGAAAATATAGACGGAGAAAGGCATATTGTGTTTAAATGA